ACCCTAGTGGTAAAAGCACCTGCACCAGAGACACCTGTGGCAAAGGCACCTGCAGCAGAGACACCTGTGGCAAAGGCACCTGCAGCGGAGACCCCTGTGGTAAAGGCACCTACAGCAGAAACCCCTGTGGTAAAAGCACCTGCAGTAGAAACCCTAGTGGTAAAGGCACCTACAGCAGAAACCCCTGTGGTAAAAGCACCTGCAGTAGAAACCCTAGTGGTAAAAGCACCTGCACCAGAGACACCTGTGGCAAAGGCACCTGCAGCAGAGACACCTGTGGCAAAGGCACCTGCAGCGGAGACCCCTGTGGTAAAGGCACCTACAGCAGAAACCCCTGTGGTAAAAGCACCTGCAGTAGAAACCCTAGTGGTAAAAGCACCTGCACCAGAGACACCTGTGGTAAAAGCACCTGCAGCGGAGACCCCTGTGGTAAAAGCACCTGCAGCAAAACCCCCTGTGGTAAAAGCACCTGCAGCAGAGACACCTGTGGCAAAGGCACCTGCAGCAGAGACCTCTGTGGCAAAGGTACCTGCAGTAGAAACACCTGTGGCAAAGGCACCTGCAGCAGAAACCTCTGTGGCAAAGGCACCTCCAACAGAAACCCCTGTGGCAAAGGCACCTCCAACAGAAACCCCTGTGGCAAAGGCACCAGTAGCAGAAACCCCTGTGGCAAAGGCACCTACAGCAGAAACCCCTGTGGCAAAGGCACCAGTAGCAGAAACCCCTGTGGCAAAGGCACCAGTAGCAGAACCCCCTGTGGCAAAGGCACCAGTAGCAGAAACCCCTGTGGCAAAGGCACCTGCAGCAGAAACACCTGTAACAAAGGCACCTGCAGCAGAGGCACCTGTGGCAAAGGCACCAGCAGCAGAAACACCTGTGGCAAAGGTGCCTGCAGCAGAAACCCCTGTGGCAAAGGTACCGGAAGTAAAAACACCTGCAGTAGGAACACCTTTGGTAAAGGCACCTGAAATAAAAACACCCACTGCTGAACCCCCTGTGGCAAAGGCACCTGCAACAGAAACTCCTGTGGCAAAGGCACCTGAAGTGAAAACACCTTTAGTTGAAACACCTGTGGCAAAGAAACTAGTAGTGGAAACACCAGTGATAAAAGCACCTGTTGCACAAACACCTCTTGCAAAGGTACCTGAAGTGAAAATCACTCCACCAGAAATACCTGCTGTGAAAGAACCTAAAGTAGATCCTCCTGTTTCAAAGACGTCTATAACAGAACTATCTAAGGAGAAAGTACCTGTAGCAGGAATAACTGTGGCAAAGTCGCCTGATGTTCAACCACCTGCCACAGAAGTACCTGCAGCAAAGCCATCTATAGTAGAAACCCCTGTGGCAAAGGCACCTGAAGTTAAAGCCCCTGTTATAGAAACACCAGCCAAGACACCTGAAGTAAAACAACCTGAAGTAACACCTGTTGTTGAAAAGGGTAAACCTGTAGTTGTAGCATTTTCACAGCCTGACACAaaacctgctgctgctgtggaaAGTCCAGCAGAGGGCTCCAGCAAAACACAAACCTTGtgagtatattttatttagtattctaaaataaatgtatactATAAATTCAGTAGTATGTCCTATGATTTTGAAAACTGTATtagaaattattcagtatttacaataaaatgtttaataatttaaagGTATTCGAAGAACTATGAGAGAACTATGAatgatgaaaatatatataatattattttttaattaatctaCTGTATATCACTAATTAATCGTTCTATATTGTTCAATTAATGATATACAACAAGTTATCCAGTATCTAAGTCGGTATCtaactcagtatccactatattATTATATCTACTATGAGGTTTTCAGCATCTACTGTGAGTTGTTTTGTATCTTTTATTAATTGTTCAGAATCTGCTACAGGTCTTTcagtatttactgtaaaaaactgtgagagaattaaaaaaaatgaataagaccTTATTCAGACGttatattctaatattctaataccCCCATCCCTGACCCTCTTTCTCTCTAGTGCTGAGCTGTGCTCATTCTGTAACAAGCCTGTGGATGGAAATGTGAAAATCTCTTTGAACATTCCTCCGATCTGCTGCCACCCAGAATGCTTTAAGGTACCTCCTCTAATAAACAAGCTCCtgtctttctgttcttttctgtttatttgatgGGTTGAATCTCCTAAATCCATAGACAGTTTACTAATTAGCAAGCTTTGCAGAGCTGACCctgtaaaacataaaatacaaacgATACAGACAAGCTAATTACACAGTCAGTGGTGTAGTAGTGTTGGAAATGGTGGGTTTACTGACACCTTTAGGGGGCCAACATCCTCCATTGTGACAACCATTTAGTAAAATCATGCAGTAACCACTGAAGATAGGATAACAAGCATCTAGCAAGACACAAGCAACTACCACTGATACAatagcaaccatctagtaacATACCTATGCTAATCAAACACAAACATTTCTTTACTTTTATCAGTAGTGGTGCAAAACAGAACCATTTTAAAGAGGTATACAAGTGGGTTTTCTTTAAAGAACCATTATACCAGGAAAATGTTTGCTTGAGTTGTCATGGTCTGTgcataacaaactagtaatgtctTAATAATTTCCCCCAAtactgtgtttgtataaatagtttGGTTTCAAATTAAGTTTAGatagtagtaaaagtaaaatcACTTTCATTTTTGTAAAGTGTTTATATAATAAGACATTCTGGACTGATTTATTCAGTTTAGTAATGACGTTTCCTAAATAGCAGTTtatattgtgtgttttatgtattttaatccAGTCTGACTGACCTACCAAATCATTCAGTTCCTTTAAGACACTTTAAGACAAGTCACTTAATGTCTTAATGTCTTTTAATGGCACTTTAAGGGCACCAAATGTCACTCTGAACACTATGGTTAAGATAAAGACTCAAAACTGAATTAGATttgtttaggtaaaaaaaaaagtccatacctgatccattaaaatatgcctgGATCAGCGCTGATCCCATGCCAGTCCACAGAATCCGGACATCCCTATAAAAATCCCTTaaggaatcctttttttttttttttttttttttaagtttagcaaccacctggaaaatctTAGCATCCATGAAACCACTTCCAAAAAAATACATAGTTCGGcagcacctaagcaaccaccagggacaccataggaaccacctggaatagttaatgttttttttttttacattttattttgacttggaaTATGACAACAAAACGCTATTATTATATAGAAttacatagaatatacataaaatgctctataaattataaattatgagAGGTTTATATAAAAACACTGGCTTTACTAAGGAATCGTTGATGAACCTGTTTAACCAACTTTTACTGTACACCTGCATACATGTATAAACTCCAGTCCACACAGATCAATGTGTATGTGTGGTGGCTAACAAAttgagaaataaatgaaataaataattaaacaaacaaacaaacaaagagaaaacagagagacaggaagCAATGAATTATTCAGAACCCCATGTAGCACATCGACCAGATCAATAATGCTGATTAATAAGGGTCTGATCAGAGCTGTGCTGCAGTGAAGTTGTTCTAGTTTacatgacgtgtgtgtgtgtgtgtgtgtgtgtgtgtgtgtgcgcacgcgtgCTTCATGCTAATTCAGTTTAGCGCAGTCTAATTACAGCACCATTCATTGGCACTTTAACCTGTGTGTAGTGTAGGGCTAATTACTAGCATGGTTATAATCTGTGTCACCACAGtctaagtgtgagtgtgtgtgtgtgtgttgggggagagGGAGAGTAAATTAACtgttgtatatttatgtatgtatatataatgtgtgtgtgtgtgtgtgtgtattgggacAGTGTGGTACGTGCGGTAAGCCGCTGGGTGACCTGCTCTTCTCCATGTTCCACCATGAGGGGAAGATTTACTGCAATGCCTGTTTCGAAGCCGTCATGCACTTCTGATAATTCGCTCCACAACAACCGATGCATCACACCCAGCAGCCCATGGCCACCTCGGAACTATCATGGCAAACTCACAAGCCACTTAAACCAAACCTATTAACAAGCACATTCAAACTGGCCAATCAGCATTGAGCACTATGCATTGAGTCTTGTCTTTTTTAttctaacaataataatataatctgtaaatgacattaaacatgttttatcTTCTGTGTGTAACCTGATTAACATTGTCCTAAAGAGCGACAATAAAATGTCCACtgaactgcatgtgtgtgtgtttgtgcacatgATTTTGGCTTGGCCTTTATCAGAACCCAAACTACAGTTTTATTATAGAAACATCATTTCAAAACACCAGAGGGTACCAAAGGAAGTCTTCAgtgaaaaaaacaatgatttaagtATCTATATTTATTATAATCATGACCGGGCAGGAAGCAGACACATGCAGACAAAAGTTAGAGGCTTTTTACAAAGGACAAATCCAAAAGAGTTAGCAATAACAGTCCCGGTCAGCAAGGGTAAGCAAAAAAGGCAACATAAAGGAAAAACAGGAAAGGAAAACAGACGAGAATGAGAAAACCAGGATGCAGAAATACTGCAGGgctatgcaaaaacaaaaaattatttttGATACACTGAATTTATAATGCATTTGTTGCCCATAAAACTTAAACACCTTAGCTAATGGTTGTGTATTGCACAGATTCCTTAACAAATCTAAAAGTAAACTGGAGCCATATCAaactagccagctagctagcgtTTAGTAACTAACAGAGCTATGATGTGTACATAACCTGCTTCCAGATATCTGAATAACTTTAGCTTACCTTACCTGAATCTCTTAGTGGTGAGACACATGCCAAGGCAGCAAGGTAATCACCTTTGTTTACTGTGTTGAAAACccatatgttagctagcttgctaattaGTTAGTGACTGTAATACCCTAACTACAGTCCTCCTTGCAGACTTCATCTGTCCAGGCAAATGACGTAGGCACAGCATCCTTCTTTAACTTTCTTATTCCAATCAGTGTATTAAAGAAACactattataaaattatattacttTCATAAAGTGTTCTGAACTTAATTTACTGTCCATGTTAATCTGTTATATCAAATCAAACATAAAATATAAGTCAACATGACTGTTAAATACAGACCAAGCTACCCATGGTTAACATCAATGGAAGGTTTGATCTTTAtatgatttcttttctttttgaaaaAATACATTTGGGAACACAGTAGTGAGGAGGTATTGCTCGTACCCAGCGGTCCAAAGCTACCTCCGCCCCTACAGCCTCGTTTTGGTAGACGACGGTGACATAGGCGAATAAAGCATATTCATTGAGACAGTCTGAGACAGTGGGGGAGTCAAGTAAGTGTCTGATGGGTTCTGGGTAATATAGTTTTTGTTAGAAAGTCTTTTGGGAAACAGGTGTGGGCAAGACAGGAGGAGTGGAAATTGCAAGTATGAcaagtaaaaaaaacagggtgtTTCTTCACATATTAAACATGCTAATTTTAAGCACGGGTTTCtataaaatctgctttttttaGCCTCTGATTTTGCCCACTCGccattccccagtcctatttccacaccatgagttgccaggtatggaactcAACAGCGGACAAGCAAAGCGTACTGCAGCCTTAGCTTGCTTCAGAAATAATAAGGTTTTGCGATGCATTGTGGGTGTTTGGTAGTGAACTATATAAGGAATAAAATGTACAGCTGAGATTTGGAACAGCACTACAACACGGCTGACACACcgtatagtgcactatttctgtaacATGGTGCGATTCTGAACGCAGCTTCAGTGTTGATTGGttggcattactgctactgtgtgttGATTGGTTGGCATTACTGTTGCTGAGTTATTTTTGTTTGGTTAGCATTACTAAGTGCTAAGTGCTGATTTGTTGTCATTATTTGGCATTACTACTACTGAGTTATTTTTAGCTATTTTGTACTGATTGGCTGGTGAATTGGGTACTGATTGGTTGTAATATAATTTCATAACTGGATGTCATGTCGTTCTGTATAAGCTtaatttaaaatgagaaaattgattaaaaaagtattgttttttttaatcaattcgAGCTGGAAAGTTTTATCGAAGATCTTCACTCATCTGTGACATTTTCCACTCTTTCTTGAGTGCCCTCTAGTGTTCAATCCAGCCAGAAGAAAAGTGTTACCATTTtacaattgtaattgtaatatatattgtggcgtggaagaggaaggaagacccgtgagactcatgacgAATGCTcataagctcttttattaaacaggcttgccactcacttacaatctttaacaagactaggagagctaaaccaACCTATCAAATAAGCTACCCACAGAACCCAGTGACTAAACTCGCTACTCACTTACTTTACAGTGAGTGCCCTAaacagcacccatctgcatggcccctccccataccctaggttacgggggaggtaccagctacgtaggctggagcaacacagcacaacaaaacacataAGGCCCCACACAcaaaagaacagaaacatgcctacaggcagccacacacacaacccagagccgccacatagcccccctcccaagggtcagccgtcccggctaccccaccaacccaacacaaaccccgtgtacaacagaacattttttttttttttttacattcagtcgcaaacaaagtcatcaAGGCGagcgggcggcctccgtgcccgcggcagcctggaggggccgggcacggcaccgcctgccagagttcagatcaggcatgggtgcaaggccggcaggttcCGCACCGCAGTCCTCAGCGTCcaacagtctcggcctatagggggccagcctatcacggtgcacaatcatagtgcgtctgccccaccggatcttatacaccacctcccccagcctggacagcaccaagcacggacccacccaggccgactggagcttcgggcacagtcccttcttccactgagggttatatagccaaaccctcgcccccaccgccaacgggtccccaaagcagcgcgtgtcgtacgcacgcttctgcttctgcccggcagcagactggttggagcgcgctagatggtgtgctaattccagcgaagacataaggtccgagacaaaagtgggcgtgtccgaagcgcacccgcccccgtcaggaggcgccccaaaagccagggagaccggcgtcctcagttcatgcccgaacataagcagagccggcgtgaatcccgtcgtctcctgcactgcgacaggccagcagcactaccggcaggtgcctgtcccagtcacgctggttcttgtccgacaccatggccaactgcgccaccagcgtgcggttaaaacgttccaccagtccgtcactctgcggatgaaggggcgtcgtcctggtcttatggattcccaggatgcggcagacctccgccatgacctccgactcgaaatttctcccctggtcactgtgcagttcttccggaaccccgaatctgcaaaagaactccagcaccaggatatccgcagtagtgaccgccccttggtccggcaccgcgtaggcctctggccacttcgtgaaatagtccatcgccaccagaacaaagcgatttccagaatccgtcaccggaaaggggcccagcacgtccacccGCTCCATTGGGCTGCCGCACTgttaagggtgaagtggggcgcggggcgccctcgaggggccctttttggaagcgcacacgtcacagcagtgcacgaagagttccacgtcggttctacacccaggccaatagaagcgttgcctcaggcgcttcagagtcttggtgacaccaaagtgcccagccccaggtgacccatgaactcctcgtaggaccgatcccctaagcgcccgcggtaccaccacctgaaaaacgcgccgcccgttcgccggatcctcccaggtatggcacagcacgccgtcggacaaactaaaactagcccagttggagcgcaacgccttagcaatcgggcccagcggcaccactTCCCCCATGACTgtgtgacgttcgcactgagcgcgtgtactgcccacgataattcgcgatccgctcattgcgcatcgcggagctgctctacggacacctgagccaccccgacagcgccagtaacatccccggagattgcagcgcagcgtgcaGTCTCAGctgatttctcctcagcacgagcacaatgtttgcagtcggcggccgtgtgcgacaaagcatccgcgttactgtgaCCACGacccgggcggtgcacaacctcaaaacgaaactcttggagtctagataaccagcgcgcgagttggccctcgggctcgcggaaacgcatgagccactgtagcgaggcgtggtcagtgcgcagcagaaagggcaccccatacacgtatgctcggaaatgtttaaggctttcgaccaccgcgagcagttcccggcgcgttacgcaattgttgcgctccgccttgtcgcattagtatccacaatgaaactctcagacaccttcggatacgctagaatcggagcattgcacaggcggctttttagctcctcgaatgcccgctccgcctcgtcagaccagcggaatttcacactaggcttagtcagagcatgaagcggcgctgccacgtccgcgaaccccctaataaaccgcctgtaatacgaggcgagccccatgaagctgcgaaccattttaGCGTCTCGCGGcgtgggccagtcacggaccgcctccgtctttttgggatcggtttccacgccagcaccgctcactacgtggcccaggaagctcacgtgctgccttagcagattacactttgccggattgagcttcaggttagccgcctgaatcgcgccgagcaccatttcaaggtgagacagtgcggagtcgaagtcggttccgtgcgccaagacatcatccaaataaacgacgcagcacgaccgcggaaccccgcataaaacacgctccataagacgctcaaaagtagccggcgagttacacaatccgaacggaagcaccgtgaaatgccatagggctgagccgagcgagaaagcggttttctccctatcccccgccgcgaggggcacctgccaatatccgctcctcaggtctaacgagctgaaccaggctgagccagacagctggtccagcgtatcgtcaATCCTGgggagtcaagcttcgtgacagccttaagtcgccgataatccacgcaaaagcgccaatttccatccttcttttttgcaaggaccactggggccgaccacgggctgctcgaaggctcaataatgcccgtactcgccatctcgcggactaactgctccgccgctacgcgctttgctaacgccagacggtgcggcctcagtctgatgggctgggcgtcacccgtgttcattgaatgaaccgcaaggctagttttagtacactcgcgctcagacacagcgaaactcgtgcgaaaacggccgatcagttcgcgcaaacggagttgttggggaccagataaacccacacaactgtgctccagcatctcctctatcggatctacactcaaccccaCATCCAGCAGACCCTCTACCGTATCAcacaccgaatcacacacattccctcccaccagttcacttacccctaactcgtcgcgtatctctacggggagtccagtcaccagcaccgagccccgtgcacagcacgttgatgcgtcctacccagaactgttgttgaaagggccccttgccgacatcaatcgtcaactccgttaatcctaggagacctataggatccccggtgactgaagagagagcgatgcgctggctgttgtcagtcacaaactcggccgctacctccgtcgctagctcgggctgtatcagtgagactgacgagcccgtgtccaccagcgcgttctCCGTCAAtccattcaatgtgcatttcaggaaatagccgctgagtccggcagttccggaatcagatcccgagggtaagcatagcgttcctggggccaccgtaaccctcactgggtggtccctgctccgtttcccggccggctgcagtgcgctcgcttgtggccacgccccccgcagcggcagcactccagttgggcatcagaccggctccgaccgcacctctgcgaatcacgggcaaccggcgacgccccccacggtccaggatggcttgagaggatgagttcggaccgctccgccacctcTACCGCGGACTCtagggtctgcgggtcggccagcctcacgtgtttgcgcagctcgctcggctcgagggcgcgcagaaagtgatccaacgcgagcctcctctggCCCGCTCGCGGAAACGTcgggtaagcttggcgggttagcagggccatctccgatgccagcacgcccagtgtctctccctgctgtcggcgtctgtccgccactagcattttggcggccgcctccgacggttggcggctgaaacgtgttctcagcgcccacgtcagttcaggcagctcgcagcggcactcggcggggagctcgatcagtaccctcagcgcgtcgccccgcagcgccaggcagaggttggctgccgtctcggcgtccgtccagcctgcaccgcccgccacgatctcaagctgagcttcgaaggctgtccagtcagcgctgctgtcgtagggggtaaggcggggttgagccgtCAAGCCGCCATCATCGCGCCGTGCGTTCCGCGAGTCGGCGCCGCTGTCCTTGCGCCATCTGCTCCGTGAGCCAgtgccgccgtcctcgcgccatccgctctgggagtcagcgccgccgtcctcgcgccatccgctctgggagccagcgccgccgtgctcgcgtcgtcctctccccggccacgacctccgaacagcccgctggcgccgtcaggtcctagtccactccgctggagagccttgcctctagtccgttggtccgctgtcttcctcctcagccgttcgatttcccctgccagcagctcaatatcttccagcagggtcacttctgacaccatatgtggcgtggaagaggaaggaagacccgtgagactcatgacgAATGCTcataagctcttttattaaacaggcttgccactcacttacaatctttaacaagactaggagagctaaactaACCTATCAAATAAGCTACCCACAGAACCCAGTGACTAAACTCGCTACTCACTTACTTTACGGTGAGTGCCCTAaacagcacccatctgcatggcccctccccataccctaggttacgggggaggtaccagctacgtaggctggagcaacacagcacaacaaaacacataaggccccacacacagaagaacagaaacatgcctacaggcagccacacacacaacccagagccgccacaatatatatatatatatatatatatatatatatatatatatatatatatatatatatatatatatagagatagatagatagatagatagatgtaaataaaccttaaatgaatgaaataaaataatgatcaATGAAGTTTTATTTAGGAAATTAAAGTTTAATACAGGTAATTATAGACAGGCCAGGCCAGCACAAATGCAGCACAACACAAATGCTTATACATTCGAAACACATAATTATGGCACGTGTTACaccatttattaaaatgtatatttatttattttaatgtgtagAACAGGAAggagttaatgtttttttgtagCACCATTGTTGAAGAGAATCTCCAAACAGCCAGAACTGATCAGTCATggtttgttacacacacacacacacacacacacacacacacacacacacacacacacacacacacacacacacacacacacacacacacaggtacaggtGTCTGTATGTACCTCGGGCTAATACTCAGTAACAAACTGACTCTTTGACACAGTGTAACCTACAGTTTATTTAAAGcttaatacatttacctcagatcaGCCATATTAAAGCATCAGCAGCACTCTGCACCACAGACTCTCCCAACAGACGCTCTGCAGGAGAACACCTGCTAATGAAGCTACATGCAGCAATGTGTGTGTCAGCGTGTGTctcagtgagagtgtgtgtgagtttgagttTAAGAGACTGAGAGAAAATAATGAATAGAGCCCCAGAAAGAAATatgaagagagaaacagaaaagggaGAAACAATATGTAATagggagacagagaaaaaaacaacagagggaaagagagaaaaaaaagagagagaacaaaatagtacagaaggaaagagaaagaaaaaaaagagagcgagcAGAGGAAAAGTGAAAGAAGGAGAGCAAAAACAATACAGATGGAGGGTGAGAACAGAGGGACAGAGAAGGAACGCAGAAGA
This genomic interval from Astyanax mexicanus isolate ESR-SI-001 chromosome 1, AstMex3_surface, whole genome shotgun sequence contains the following:
- the si:dkey-125i10.3 gene encoding uncharacterized protein si:dkey-125i10.3 isoform X12 codes for the protein MAVYGAGRTPAEHARLWMRLQLQRTHSMSSGVNRKAVLRTTKVRTALKKDGSWIRRSTDQEDPPPPLKPVVLAKPLSPTVKSSTTSTPETLQIPAPQTSSPLSPAPQTTSTLSPASQTTSPSSPTPQTTSPSNAAPQIISPSNSSPQMTSPPNATPQTSPTSGASPNPPTEAKGRVGGSYVLSAMRKFESDPNTTAAPAEPKKAPVKKAIVESPVPQTPAAETPVAKAPAAETPVVKAPAAETPVVKAPAAETPVAKAPAVETPLVKAPAAETPVAKATPAETPVVKAPAVETPAPKAPAAETPVAKAPAAETPVAKAPAAETPVAKAPAAETPVVKAPTAETPVVKAPAVETLVVKAPAPETPVAKAPAAETPVAKAPAAETPVVKAPTAETPVVKAPAVETLVVKAPTAETPVVKAPAVETLVVKAPAPETPVAKAPAAETPVAKAPAAETPVVKAPTAETPVVKAPAVETLVVKAPAPETPVVKAPAAETPVVKAPAAKPPVVKAPAAETPVAKAPAAETSVAKVPAVETPVAKAPAAETSVAKAPPTETPVAKAPPTETPVAKAPVAETPVAKAPTAETPVAKAPVAETPVAKAPVAEPPVAKAPVAETPVAKAPAAETPVTKAPAAEAPVAKAPAAETPVAKVPAAETPVAKVPEVKTPAVGTPLVKAPEIKTPTAEPPVAKAPATETPVAKAPEVKTPLVETPVAKKLVVETPVIKAPVAQTPLAKVPEVKITPPEIPAVKEPKVDPPVSKTSITELSKEKVPVAGITVAKSPDVQPPATEVPAAKPSIVETPVAKAPEVKAPVIETPAKTPEVKQPEVTPVVEKGKPVVVAFSQPDTKPAAAVESPAEGSSKTQTFAELCSFCNKPVDGNVKISLNIPPICCHPECFKCGTCGKPLGDLLFSMFHHEGKIYCNACFEAVMHF
- the si:dkey-125i10.3 gene encoding uncharacterized protein si:dkey-125i10.3 isoform X19, whose product is MAVYGAGRTPAEHARLWMRLQLQRTHSMSSGVNRKAVLRTTKVRTALKKDGSWIRRSTDQEDPPPPLKPVVLAKPLSPTVKSSTTSTPETLQIPAPQTSSPLSPAPQTTSTLSPASQTTSPSSPTPQTTSPSNAAPQIISPSNSSPQMTSPPNATPQTSPTSGASPNPPTEAKGRVGGSYVLSAMRKFESDPNTTAAPAEPKKAPVKKAIVESPVPQTPAAETPVAKAPAAETPVAKAPAAETPVAKAPAAETPVVKAPTAETPVVKAPAVETLVVKAPAPETPVAKAPAAETPVAKAPAAETPVVKAPTAETPVVKAPAVETLVVKAPTAETPVVKAPAVETLVVKAPAPETPVAKAPAAETPVAKAPAAETPVVKAPTAETPVVKAPAVETLVVKAPAPETPVVKAPAAETPVVKAPAAKPPVVKAPAAETPVAKAPAAETSVAKVPAVETPVAKAPAAETSVAKAPPTETPVAKAPPTETPVAKAPVAETPVAKAPTAETPVAKAPVAETPVAKAPVAEPPVAKAPVAETPVAKAPAAETPVTKAPAAEAPVAKAPAAETPVAKVPAAETPVAKVPEVKTPAVGTPLVKAPEIKTPTAEPPVAKAPATETPVAKAPEVKTPLVETPVAKKLVVETPVIKAPVAQTPLAKVPEVKITPPEIPAVKEPKVDPPVSKTSITELSKEKVPVAGITVAKSPDVQPPATEVPAAKPSIVETPVAKAPEVKAPVIETPAKTPEVKQPEVTPVVEKGKPVVVAFSQPDTKPAAAVESPAEGSSKTQTFAELCSFCNKPVDGNVKISLNIPPICCHPECFKCGTCGKPLGDLLFSMFHHEGKIYCNACFEAVMHF
- the si:dkey-125i10.3 gene encoding uncharacterized protein si:dkey-125i10.3 isoform X15 translates to MAVYGAGRTPAEHARLWMRLQLQRTHSMSSGVNRKAVLRTTKVRTALKKDGSWIRRSTDQEDPPPPLKPVVLAKPLSPTVKSSTTSTPETLQIPAPQTSSPLSPAPQTTSTLSPASQTTSPSSPTPQTTSPSNAAPQIISPSNSSPQMTSPPNATPQTSPTSGASPNPPTEAKGRVGGSYVLSAMRKFESDPNTTAAPAEPKKAPVKKAIVESPVPQTPAAETPVAKAPAAETPVAKPPAAETPVAKPPAAETSAAKPPAAETPVVIAPAAETPVAKAPPAETPVVKAPAAETPVVKAPAVETPVAKAPAAETPVVKAPTAETPVVKAPAVETLVVKAPAPETPVAKAPAAETPVAKAPAAETPVVKAPTAETPVVKAPAVETLVVKAPTAETPVVKAPAVETLVVKAPAPETPVAKAPAAETPVAKAPAAETPVVKAPTAETPVVKAPAVETLVVKAPAPETPVVKAPAAETPVVKAPAAKPPVVKAPAAETPVAKAPAAETSVAKVPAVETPVAKAPAAETSVAKAPPTETPVAKAPPTETPVAKAPVAETPVAKAPTAETPVAKAPVAETPVAKAPVAEPPVAKAPVAETPVAKAPAAETPVTKAPAAEAPVAKAPAAETPVAKVPAAETPVAKVPEVKTPAVGTPLVKAPEIKTPTAEPPVAKAPATETPVAKAPEVKTPLVETPVAKKLVVETPVIKAPVAQTPLAKVPEVKITPPEIPAVKEPKVDPPVSKTSITELSKEKVPVAGITVAKSPDVQPPATEVPAAKPSIVETPVAKAPEVKAPVIETPAKTPEVKQPEVTPVVEKGKPVVVAFSQPDTKPAAAVESPAEGSSKTQTFAELCSFCNKPVDGNVKISLNIPPICCHPECFKCGTCGKPLGDLLFSMFHHEGKIYCNACFEAVMHF